One stretch of Roseovarius mucosus DNA includes these proteins:
- a CDS encoding glycosyltransferase: MTTVKSTQRNDKTTDIGGLQTLLMANGEVFANFTEMPRDIVEIAIGSASAQMRGCAPDALASFGAARLNGLDSRDLKNSIWSEPAEKVPGDTYAVWINELADWALSGTQTIQIMLVDRNAPCRIKIDHPIVIKGDTSDLFLRAHIASHRSKAMLHVTFSDSATREIRTCKVAFAPSFLGGRHSQGYQQVSLPLPKSIGPMEVSLAVHHEEYVDDGSGIEPFVFLADVHVGNQSKPEDSFLSPMVLVGTEIPCDGVWLRADLPAYLMPNDDIHLRYGGKTDVRTIPMSPKITVDDRQGHTLQIESSDAALLSLYIDGSPQGQLSVGPGQTPFRLADKYLDGATHHISIRDLSGTVRLFETLTLVPSILTPADVLQRESHAPFPASIFAQTPRRFASLRKLFETVTPETDFAQIIHALDTVEAGYDCVTLKPLAFPEVATPKVSIVIPAHNKVEVTYLALCSLLIAPNEASFEVIVVDDGSTDETATLETVVSGITVLHNPEPQRFIRACNAGADQARGEYIVLLNNDVEVTTGWLDELLAAFERFDNVGLAGSKLLYPDGRLQDAGGIIWGTGNPWNYGNRQNPEEPRFCYARQADYLSGAAMMVPKSVWKVVGGLSSYLEPMYFEDTDFAFKVREAGYSTWFVPSSVIYHYEGMTSGTDVSSGFKRYQEINRPKFKRRWIEAYAQFGREGQNPDLEKDRGIKGRVLFVDYTTPRPDQDAGSYAALQEIRLVQSLGYKVSFLPTNLAHLGTYTEDLQKLGVEMIYAPFFLSVQEYLSRHAADFDAFYVTRFYVAQDVLGHLRNYAPEAKILFNNADLHFLREIRAARAENDESRLQIARKTRDEELAIINQVDVVLSYNELEHAVIEAYSEGRATVVRTPWVVDIPAAVPPLSERRGMSFLGSFRHHPNVEGVHWFVREVMSHLSTQQDAPMFSIYGSGMPSDIAALASRTILPVGFVPQVADAYNPHRIFLAPLRSGAGIKGKVIDALAHGIPCVLSPVAAEGIGLRDGQECFIARTPTEWISAISRLNEDDALWLRMSEAARSYVAENYSFTRGRHAMREAFEAADMFLPGIVAK, translated from the coding sequence ATGACCACCGTAAAAAGCACGCAACGAAATGACAAGACCACAGATATCGGTGGTTTGCAGACACTCCTGATGGCGAATGGCGAAGTCTTTGCAAACTTCACCGAGATGCCGCGCGACATTGTGGAAATCGCCATTGGCTCTGCAAGTGCCCAAATGCGTGGCTGTGCGCCGGACGCATTGGCATCCTTCGGGGCGGCGCGCCTGAACGGTCTAGACTCCCGGGATTTGAAGAACAGCATTTGGTCGGAACCCGCAGAAAAGGTGCCAGGCGACACCTACGCGGTCTGGATCAATGAACTTGCGGACTGGGCCCTGTCCGGCACGCAGACCATTCAGATCATGCTTGTTGATCGCAACGCCCCCTGTCGGATCAAAATTGATCATCCCATCGTCATAAAAGGGGATACTTCGGATTTGTTCTTACGGGCGCATATCGCGTCTCATCGCAGCAAGGCTATGCTGCACGTTACGTTTTCAGATTCTGCGACGCGGGAAATTAGGACCTGCAAGGTAGCATTTGCGCCCAGTTTTCTTGGTGGGCGTCACTCTCAGGGGTATCAGCAGGTCAGCCTGCCCCTGCCTAAAAGTATCGGGCCAATGGAAGTGAGTCTTGCGGTCCATCATGAAGAATATGTCGATGATGGATCAGGGATCGAGCCCTTCGTCTTTCTGGCGGATGTGCATGTCGGCAACCAAAGCAAACCAGAGGATTCATTTCTTAGCCCCATGGTGCTCGTGGGCACCGAGATTCCCTGTGATGGTGTTTGGCTTCGGGCTGATTTGCCAGCCTATCTGATGCCCAATGACGACATCCATTTGCGATATGGTGGCAAGACCGATGTTAGAACAATCCCAATGAGCCCAAAAATCACCGTCGATGACAGGCAGGGGCACACGCTGCAAATTGAAAGCTCGGATGCCGCTCTTCTCAGCTTGTACATTGATGGCTCACCCCAAGGTCAGCTCTCGGTGGGGCCGGGACAGACGCCTTTTCGTTTGGCGGATAAATATTTAGACGGTGCAACCCATCACATCAGCATACGTGATCTGTCTGGAACGGTGCGGCTCTTTGAAACACTGACCCTAGTTCCATCAATTCTGACCCCGGCGGATGTGTTGCAGCGCGAAAGCCACGCACCGTTTCCAGCGTCTATTTTTGCGCAGACACCGCGCCGCTTTGCCAGTCTTCGCAAACTCTTCGAGACGGTCACGCCAGAGACTGATTTCGCCCAGATCATCCATGCGCTCGACACGGTTGAGGCGGGCTATGACTGTGTCACGCTCAAGCCTCTGGCATTCCCAGAAGTGGCCACACCGAAAGTGTCCATTGTTATCCCAGCTCACAACAAGGTCGAGGTGACGTATCTCGCGCTCTGCTCGCTGCTTATCGCGCCCAATGAGGCCAGCTTTGAAGTCATCGTGGTGGATGACGGATCAACCGACGAGACCGCTACGCTCGAGACTGTCGTCAGCGGGATTACTGTCCTCCACAATCCCGAGCCGCAGCGCTTTATCCGCGCCTGTAATGCCGGGGCCGATCAGGCCCGTGGGGAGTATATCGTCTTGCTCAACAACGATGTTGAGGTGACGACCGGTTGGCTGGATGAACTTCTTGCCGCCTTCGAACGCTTTGATAATGTGGGTCTTGCCGGGTCCAAATTGCTTTATCCGGACGGGCGTTTGCAGGATGCCGGTGGCATCATCTGGGGCACGGGCAATCCGTGGAACTATGGCAACCGCCAGAACCCGGAAGAGCCGCGCTTTTGTTATGCTCGACAGGCGGATTACCTGTCTGGTGCCGCGATGATGGTGCCGAAATCCGTCTGGAAAGTGGTGGGCGGGCTCTCCTCATACCTCGAACCGATGTATTTCGAGGATACGGATTTCGCATTCAAGGTCCGCGAGGCGGGCTATTCGACCTGGTTCGTTCCGTCTTCTGTCATCTATCATTACGAGGGGATGACTTCGGGTACCGACGTCAGCTCAGGCTTCAAACGCTATCAAGAGATCAACCGACCCAAGTTCAAACGCCGTTGGATCGAGGCCTATGCTCAGTTTGGCCGCGAGGGACAGAACCCCGACCTGGAGAAGGATCGTGGCATCAAGGGGCGCGTGCTTTTTGTCGACTATACCACACCGCGTCCCGATCAGGATGCGGGCTCTTATGCTGCACTGCAAGAAATCAGGCTGGTGCAGTCGCTGGGCTACAAGGTCAGCTTCCTGCCGACAAATCTGGCGCATCTGGGCACATATACCGAAGACCTCCAGAAGCTCGGGGTCGAGATGATCTACGCCCCGTTTTTCCTGAGCGTGCAAGAGTATCTGTCCCGGCACGCCGCAGATTTCGACGCCTTTTACGTCACAAGGTTCTATGTCGCTCAGGATGTTCTGGGCCACCTGCGCAATTACGCGCCAGAGGCCAAGATTCTCTTCAACAACGCCGACCTCCACTTTCTGCGCGAGATACGTGCAGCGCGCGCCGAGAATGACGAGAGCCGCTTGCAAATTGCGCGGAAAACTCGGGACGAAGAATTGGCCATCATCAACCAGGTCGATGTGGTGCTGAGCTACAACGAATTGGAACATGCTGTGATCGAGGCCTATAGCGAAGGCCGGGCAACGGTTGTGCGCACCCCTTGGGTCGTTGATATACCCGCCGCCGTGCCGCCGCTCTCAGAGCGCAGGGGAATGTCCTTTCTTGGCAGTTTCCGGCATCATCCGAATGTTGAGGGGGTGCACTGGTTCGTTCGGGAAGTCATGTCACACCTCTCCACACAGCAGGACGCTCCCATGTTCTCGATTTATGGCTCCGGCATGCCCTCTGACATCGCCGCTCTTGCAAGCCGGACGATCTTGCCTGTTGGCTTCGTGCCGCAGGTCGCCGATGCCTATAACCCGCATCGCATCTTTCTGGCGCCGCTGCGCTCTGGGGCAGGGATCAAGGGCAAGGTCATTGATGCCTTGGCGCATGGGATCCCTTGTGTCCTCTCCCCCGTCGCAGCAGAAGGCATAGGGTTGCGCGACGGTCAGGAATGTTTCATCGCCCGTACCCCCACCGAATGGATTTCCGCAATCTCTCGCTTGAACGAGGACGATGCGCTCTGGCTCCGGATGTCCGAGGCCGCGCGGTCCTATGTTGCAGAGAATTATTCGTTCACCCGTGGCCGCCACGCCATGCGCGAGGCTTTCGAGGCGGCGGATATGTTCCTGCCGGGGATCGTTGCAAAATGA
- a CDS encoding sulfotransferase family 2 domain-containing protein → MRTVILHHHLFKNAGTSLDQILKGNFGPAWVTREFSASPSRHGNTPEVESWIRDNPEAVAFSSHTMMGPPPQVEGVRIVSMVLLRDPIDRIKSAYRFERTQVAETFGAVLAKHTDLEGYVKVRLSLKQDRQCRNFQTYRLAALVPGKGSELERAKQALERITIVGLVADFSGAVARLTAEISDTFPNFRWEEVHSNRSDATSATQEQSNLNELLKQYNADDLALLSDLSSAAPIVPPMAAP, encoded by the coding sequence ATGCGCACTGTCATCCTGCACCACCACCTTTTCAAGAACGCTGGCACCTCGCTAGATCAGATATTGAAGGGCAATTTCGGCCCTGCTTGGGTCACGCGAGAGTTTTCAGCGTCGCCCTCCCGACATGGCAACACGCCAGAGGTCGAATCCTGGATTCGCGATAACCCCGAAGCGGTGGCTTTTTCGTCGCACACAATGATGGGGCCGCCGCCGCAGGTCGAAGGCGTCCGAATTGTCTCCATGGTCCTGTTGCGTGACCCAATAGACCGTATCAAATCCGCATACCGTTTCGAGAGAACGCAGGTGGCGGAAACCTTTGGGGCGGTTCTCGCAAAGCACACAGACCTCGAAGGCTATGTAAAGGTGCGGCTTTCTCTAAAGCAAGACAGACAGTGCCGAAACTTTCAGACTTATCGACTGGCTGCGCTTGTCCCAGGCAAGGGGTCTGAGCTGGAGCGGGCAAAACAGGCGCTAGAGCGCATCACTATCGTAGGGCTTGTGGCAGATTTCAGCGGTGCCGTTGCCCGACTGACAGCCGAGATATCCGACACCTTCCCAAATTTCAGGTGGGAGGAAGTTCATAGCAACCGCTCAGATGCGACATCTGCCACACAAGAGCAAAGCAACCTCAATGAACTCTTGAAGCAGTACAATGCGGATGACTTAGCGCTTTTGTCGGACCTCTCATCTGCCGCTCCGATTGTGCCACCAATGGCGGCCCCATGA
- a CDS encoding WcbI family polysaccharide biosynthesis putative acetyltransferase: protein MTKLKLLVTGNCQARPVATLLEATGHFECLPPIILQLAKTTEKEAHLFRISEADVVLAQNTNDNFPVPHLRSSVLRQSHSNVLIWPNVFFSGQQPFIRYMTHIATASRLVGPIEALHDLRIFSRWLYSRGLIKQPWQPDESTFSRTVADRSIADLMTREADCDIMISDFIAEHARTERLFFTFNHPSRRVLNELCNRFMAHQNLAYLPDGTAEYLDRYLVPSHWGNECLATYRGNDFTLGDEGTVTALGTERLYSPDELQAAFFEVYDHNPLYRDMESIRLTPQFAGDLE from the coding sequence ATGACGAAGCTAAAACTGCTCGTGACCGGAAACTGTCAAGCACGCCCCGTCGCTACGCTGCTTGAGGCTACGGGGCATTTTGAATGTCTTCCTCCTATCATCCTACAGCTTGCAAAGACTACAGAGAAAGAGGCTCATCTCTTTCGGATTTCTGAGGCGGATGTTGTCCTTGCGCAGAACACAAACGATAATTTTCCTGTGCCGCACCTCAGATCATCGGTACTACGCCAAAGCCATTCGAACGTATTGATCTGGCCGAACGTATTCTTTTCGGGGCAGCAGCCTTTCATTCGTTACATGACCCATATTGCCACGGCCAGCCGTCTGGTGGGCCCAATCGAAGCGCTCCACGACCTGCGCATTTTCTCTCGCTGGCTGTATTCGCGAGGATTGATAAAGCAACCTTGGCAACCCGATGAAAGCACGTTTTCCAGAACAGTCGCGGACCGTTCTATCGCCGATCTGATGACGAGAGAGGCTGACTGCGATATAATGATCTCCGACTTCATTGCAGAGCATGCAAGAACAGAGCGCCTTTTCTTTACGTTCAATCATCCGAGTCGCCGTGTTCTGAACGAACTTTGTAACCGCTTTATGGCGCATCAAAACTTGGCCTATCTGCCTGATGGCACGGCAGAGTATCTAGACCGGTATTTGGTCCCATCCCACTGGGGTAACGAATGTCTGGCGACCTATAGAGGGAACGACTTTACACTGGGTGATGAGGGAACGGTTACAGCGCTCGGCACTGAGCGACTTTACAGCCCAGATGAACTGCAAGCTGCCTTTTTTGAGGTCTATGATCACAATCCCCTGTACAGAGATATGGAGTCCATCCGATTGACTCCGCAGTTTGCTGGCGACCTCGAATGA
- a CDS encoding class I SAM-dependent methyltransferase, translating into MHAARTDLNAYLQTGIHKVDGWCIPQLWQSIWPLRQAIGAGPIAEIGVFEGKFFIGLAKCFAENRHDSVAIDVFDLQQFNLDGAGVGKRDKLIENCAAHGVESVVLRRADSLTLRHSDAQEIMAKSGKIKFFSVDGCHEVLHTTRDIEFAMSVTCDDGIIAVDDYTNPNWPGVSEAVAKMYLMREFQYVPLIVTCNKLLLCSASFHRDFLKVVQEYVTANHKSTRMKRVKRFGYETLTVQPNLGTWEDLV; encoded by the coding sequence ATGCACGCAGCGCGCACGGATTTGAACGCATATCTCCAGACTGGCATTCACAAGGTCGATGGGTGGTGTATCCCCCAACTGTGGCAAAGCATATGGCCGCTGAGACAGGCCATCGGTGCCGGTCCGATTGCAGAGATTGGTGTTTTCGAGGGCAAGTTCTTTATCGGCCTCGCAAAATGCTTTGCCGAGAACCGCCACGATTCTGTAGCAATCGACGTCTTTGACCTCCAGCAATTCAATCTTGACGGGGCTGGGGTTGGCAAACGTGACAAGCTGATTGAGAATTGCGCAGCGCATGGCGTTGAGAGTGTTGTCCTGCGACGCGCGGACTCTCTCACGCTCAGGCACAGCGATGCGCAAGAGATCATGGCGAAATCAGGCAAGATCAAGTTCTTTAGCGTAGATGGGTGCCACGAAGTCCTTCATACGACGCGCGACATCGAATTCGCCATGAGCGTGACCTGCGATGACGGGATCATCGCAGTGGATGACTATACCAACCCCAATTGGCCGGGGGTGAGTGAGGCGGTGGCAAAGATGTACCTCATGCGAGAGTTCCAGTACGTGCCGCTGATCGTTACATGCAACAAGCTGCTCTTGTGCTCTGCATCATTCCACCGGGATTTTTTGAAGGTGGTTCAAGAGTATGTCACCGCCAATCACAAATCGACACGCATGAAGCGGGTCAAGCGTTTCGGATACGAGACCCTGACCGTTCAGCCAAATCTCGGGACATGGGAAGATTTGGTGTGA
- a CDS encoding polysaccharide pyruvyl transferase family protein, which produces MPKERPLRLAILGTFDVENYGDLLFPLIAKQRLGPLGVEVVAISPTAHATRYRDAVLPLSYPEFVRDVDSFDAVLIGGGNIVHTKDFELPDYSATAYAALWIGATAQAVRQGLPVIWNGPGVLQQRVDRQAPEWLQRTVDAADRFVVRDNDSAKGLELWSGRRPSVIPDTALDLARLWPLALVKDRFRNIRASLGIPDEKRVVALHVKARSLAGVDIPSFANALEGELRRTGTVAVLVALGRCHGDHAIAEEIHRLKPDCTFSITDTEHLIDMAAVIAGSDAYLGSSLHGHITAAAYGVASKLVAVPLLHKFMGQAVQMNRAQDVVTSWAEALDALPSLLASDPPCLPDAIAVQLDSHWQDVAKLLTSGRKHVRFKDVFSGADPDAALVRAIREENMQALGRASTSNPATTPPAKKGNFMTETSQTQWDSAAVNQMILGGDLDGASRQIDAILDQQPDFLPARLAEVRYALAKGDAAQAVTLASALSEARPENPWVLMSHLQSLCKAAQHDAACTLFLTRLAEIEIDEPMMTTALNTLLGSVPQKKQVTFLKSVHDLKPESSVVQLRLAMRAHVSGDTALTIDMLERAERAGPLPAYAARIKSQVLPLVGTMDAATDAVLSLWEAGAEDVETLCRLCRFAAAAGRFDLSLTVLRRTLDLHPLEWRSLYRLNRIFLDHSEDRAIFETLAQIDATAQTGANWRLQFALFSLRVGQDEHGRAVLASLTDHPATGPTARSLLAAISALGSAVPRPEVTQDADVRIVKKAGARGTILVFGGFLGGLSHLSDRHLDLLLSEIPANVIYLRDPYGRVYLNGLPEFGQTEAEMQSGLARRVAELGGGKVLTIGGSAAGYAALRTGLAIGADEVISLAGFVTPALADHDELPHVQQGLVELFSGDLQSYDLRGALNAKPETKLVQIIGGDYAPDVARAQALAGLGNAQVEILAGVDTHHVALPVIADGTLKRRLQEFFS; this is translated from the coding sequence ATGCCCAAAGAGCGCCCGCTTCGTCTTGCGATTCTTGGCACGTTTGATGTCGAGAACTACGGTGACCTGCTGTTCCCTTTGATCGCCAAGCAGCGTCTTGGGCCTTTGGGTGTCGAAGTGGTTGCAATCTCTCCAACCGCCCATGCGACCCGCTACCGCGATGCCGTCTTGCCCCTCTCCTACCCGGAGTTTGTCCGAGATGTCGACAGCTTCGATGCCGTCCTGATCGGGGGCGGGAACATTGTGCATACCAAGGATTTCGAGTTGCCGGATTATTCGGCGACAGCCTATGCCGCGTTGTGGATCGGCGCCACCGCGCAGGCGGTGCGGCAGGGGTTGCCCGTCATTTGGAACGGGCCAGGCGTGTTGCAGCAGAGGGTGGACCGGCAGGCGCCTGAGTGGTTGCAGCGGACGGTGGATGCTGCAGACCGCTTTGTGGTGCGCGACAACGATAGTGCCAAAGGACTGGAATTGTGGTCAGGTCGAAGGCCGTCTGTGATCCCCGATACGGCCCTGGACCTTGCGCGCCTGTGGCCGCTTGCGTTGGTGAAAGACAGGTTCCGCAATATCCGCGCCAGTCTTGGGATACCTGACGAGAAGAGGGTTGTGGCGCTCCACGTCAAGGCGCGCAGTCTGGCAGGTGTCGACATCCCGAGCTTTGCAAACGCCCTTGAGGGCGAGCTGCGCAGGACAGGCACGGTTGCGGTACTGGTTGCGCTCGGAAGATGCCACGGTGACCACGCGATTGCGGAGGAGATCCACCGGCTGAAGCCTGATTGCACCTTTTCCATCACCGATACCGAGCATCTGATTGATATGGCGGCGGTCATCGCGGGCTCCGACGCCTATCTCGGCAGTTCGCTGCATGGCCATATCACCGCTGCAGCTTACGGGGTGGCATCAAAGCTCGTGGCGGTGCCCCTGCTCCACAAGTTTATGGGGCAAGCAGTACAGATGAACCGCGCGCAGGATGTTGTCACCAGTTGGGCCGAGGCGCTCGACGCTCTGCCCAGCCTCTTGGCGAGTGATCCGCCGTGCTTGCCGGATGCCATTGCCGTGCAGCTTGATTCTCATTGGCAAGATGTGGCCAAACTCCTAACCTCTGGGCGCAAACATGTGCGATTTAAGGACGTCTTCTCTGGTGCTGATCCGGACGCCGCACTCGTTCGCGCGATCCGCGAGGAAAACATGCAGGCACTCGGCAGAGCTTCGACATCAAACCCAGCGACGACACCCCCGGCGAAAAAAGGAAACTTCATGACCGAGACTTCGCAGACCCAATGGGACAGCGCCGCCGTCAATCAAATGATCTTGGGGGGAGATCTGGACGGGGCCTCTCGGCAGATTGATGCCATCCTCGACCAACAGCCTGATTTTCTGCCCGCGCGACTGGCAGAGGTGCGATATGCGCTGGCCAAGGGCGATGCGGCGCAGGCGGTCACGCTTGCATCTGCTCTCTCAGAGGCACGACCCGAGAATCCTTGGGTCTTGATGTCTCATCTGCAAAGCCTCTGTAAGGCTGCACAGCATGATGCGGCCTGCACGCTCTTTCTGACCCGGTTGGCAGAGATCGAGATTGACGAGCCGATGATGACCACAGCGCTGAATACGCTCTTGGGCTCTGTGCCGCAAAAAAAACAGGTCACGTTTCTGAAATCGGTTCATGACTTGAAACCTGAGAGTTCCGTGGTGCAACTTCGGCTTGCGATGCGTGCCCATGTCAGCGGGGATACAGCCCTGACCATCGACATGCTTGAACGGGCGGAACGCGCCGGGCCGCTTCCAGCCTATGCCGCACGCATTAAAAGCCAGGTATTGCCACTCGTCGGCACGATGGATGCGGCGACCGATGCGGTGTTGTCGCTTTGGGAGGCGGGCGCGGAGGATGTTGAAACGCTCTGCCGTCTGTGTCGATTTGCGGCGGCGGCAGGCCGCTTTGATCTGTCGCTCACGGTGTTGCGGCGGACGCTCGACCTGCATCCGCTCGAGTGGCGGTCTTTGTATCGGCTCAACCGGATTTTCCTCGATCATTCCGAGGATCGCGCGATTTTTGAGACCCTCGCGCAGATCGACGCCACGGCGCAGACCGGTGCCAACTGGCGATTGCAGTTCGCGTTGTTCAGCTTGCGCGTGGGTCAGGACGAGCATGGCCGGGCCGTGCTGGCAAGTTTGACGGATCATCCTGCCACCGGGCCGACAGCACGCAGCCTGTTGGCCGCTATATCAGCGCTCGGCTCGGCGGTCCCGCGTCCAGAAGTGACGCAGGATGCGGATGTTCGCATCGTCAAGAAAGCTGGCGCGCGCGGCACAATCCTTGTCTTTGGGGGGTTCCTCGGGGGGCTAAGCCACCTGAGTGATCGGCATCTCGACCTTCTTTTATCTGAGATCCCCGCAAATGTGATCTACCTGCGCGATCCATATGGACGGGTCTATTTGAACGGACTCCCTGAATTTGGTCAGACCGAAGCTGAGATGCAGTCTGGTTTGGCCCGACGTGTGGCAGAGCTTGGCGGCGGAAAGGTTTTGACCATCGGGGGATCAGCGGCAGGATATGCTGCGCTTCGCACCGGGTTGGCGATCGGTGCAGATGAGGTGATTTCACTGGCTGGCTTTGTGACACCGGCTCTGGCGGACCATGATGAACTGCCGCATGTCCAGCAGGGGTTGGTGGAGCTGTTCAGCGGCGATCTGCAATCCTATGATCTTCGGGGCGCTCTGAACGCAAAACCCGAAACCAAACTGGTTCAGATCATTGGCGGCGATTACGCGCCAGATGTTGCTCGCGCGCAGGCCTTGGCGGGTCTTGGGAACGCTCAGGTCGAGATCCTTGCAGGGGTCGACACGCATCACGTCGCCCTGCCCGTGATTGCGGACGGAACGCTTAAGCGTCGCTTGCAAGAGTTCTTTTCGTGA